One region of Lebetimonas natsushimae genomic DNA includes:
- a CDS encoding ABC transporter permease produces the protein MNIGVIKAYILNEFKYLIRSKMIYLVYIVPFMILILFGYGIKMNVKHARCVVIDYDKSKISLALISKMRDSQYFKLLSPMSEKDALNKMKIGKVDMIFIIPPSFEKWILKNQKTAIGIFIDGAYPMRALTMQSYAEGLILDTAKSLKPNFKSLISINQRMLFNESLRDENAIVPGLIGLILLVAPALLAALLIVKEKEEGTIFNFYSSPVKKIEFLIAKLTPVFILHSFNIFILFLAAIYLFKVPFKGSFLIYLTASEIYILISLGIGLLVSIITSRQIVAIVLTVIITIIPGFLYSGMLMPISSMEGESYIEAHIFPVMYYNHLVYDSFLIGEGLNSSKNILYFGILIVYAILLLVIGKLLLKKGLK, from the coding sequence ATGAATATAGGTGTAATAAAAGCATATATACTAAATGAGTTTAAGTATTTAATAAGAAGCAAAATGATTTATTTGGTTTATATTGTACCTTTTATGATTCTTATTTTATTCGGATATGGAATTAAAATGAATGTGAAGCATGCAAGATGTGTTGTAATCGATTATGATAAAAGTAAAATTTCCCTAGCTTTAATTTCAAAAATGAGGGATTCACAGTATTTTAAATTACTCTCTCCCATGAGTGAAAAAGATGCGCTTAATAAAATGAAAATCGGAAAAGTTGATATGATTTTTATTATTCCACCCTCTTTTGAAAAATGGATTTTGAAAAATCAAAAAACAGCCATCGGAATTTTTATAGACGGGGCTTATCCTATGAGAGCGCTTACAATGCAGAGTTATGCCGAGGGTCTTATTTTAGATACTGCTAAAAGTTTAAAACCCAATTTTAAAAGTCTGATTAGCATAAATCAAAGAATGCTTTTTAATGAGTCCCTCAGGGATGAAAATGCAATAGTGCCGGGTCTTATAGGACTTATCCTTTTAGTGGCACCCGCACTTTTAGCTGCCCTTTTAATTGTAAAAGAAAAAGAAGAAGGGACTATTTTTAATTTTTACTCTTCACCTGTTAAAAAAATAGAATTTTTAATTGCAAAACTGACCCCTGTATTTATCTTACATTCATTTAATATTTTTATACTTTTCCTGGCAGCTATATATCTTTTTAAAGTTCCTTTCAAAGGGAGTTTTTTAATTTATTTAACAGCAAGTGAAATTTATATTTTAATATCTTTGGGGATTGGTTTGCTTGTCAGTATAATTACGTCAAGGCAAATTGTTGCGATAGTTTTAACGGTTATTATTACAATAATACCGGGATTTTTATATTCAGGTATGCTTATGCCAATTTCCTCAATGGAAGGTGAATCATACATTGAAGCCCATATCTTTCCTGTAATGTATTATAATCATTTAGTATATGATTCTTTTTTAATAGGTGAGGGTTTAAATTCTTCTAAAAATATACTCTATTTTGGGATTTTAATTGTTTATGCGATTTTACTTTTAGTAATCGGTAAACTGCTTTTGAAAAAAGGTTTGAAATGA